In a single window of the Vitis vinifera cultivar Pinot Noir 40024 chromosome 6, ASM3070453v1 genome:
- the LOC100255377 gene encoding methyl-CpG-binding domain-containing protein 7 has translation MVSSGKNCYILATPQRGRRGGDAMARHKRSGGRKKCRLPRTPLPLKILRPEEEDDPQPQSRNKMAMQIESSTFKLPRDWVVRKVRRASGKSCGLIDKYYYEPETGRQFRSLKSIQKYLTEKMENTPKILGPDKEEEEEQPHQKMAMQIMDPNLELPDNWVFQKRSSSSGQIHKYYYEPGTGRQFRSLKSVQRHLIEANDCTHKPSQNSDASKKNNSSTKVKTSTSHFIKPPKKVNWVLTGPGGDVWSPYINASAVPESIKQTWAKIFMLHVNEKF, from the exons ATGGTTTCAAGtggaaaaaattgttatattttggCAACACCCCAACGGGGGAGAAGAGGAGGAGACGCAATGGCGAGACACAAACGCAGTGGGGGAAGAAAGAAATGCCGATTGCCGAGAACGCCGTTGCCACTGAAGATTCTGAGACCAGAGGAAGAAGATGACCCACAGCCACAAAGCCGTAACAAAATGGCCATGCAAATTGAGTCTTCCACCTTCAAGCTTCCCCGCGATTGGGTCGTCAGGAAGGTGCGTCGTGCCTCCGGCAAGTCCTGCGGCCTAATCGACAAG TATTACTATGAACCAGAAACTGGACGGCAATTCCGTTCTCTCAAATCCATTCAGAAATACCTAacagaaaaaatggaaaatacaCCCAAG ATTTTAGGACcagacaaagaagaagaagaagaacaacctCATCAAAAAATGGCCATGCAGATTATGGACCCTAATCTTGAACTCCCTGATAATTGGGTTTTTCAGAAGAGATCCAGTAGTTCCGGCCAAATCCACAAG TACTACTATGAACCTGGGACTGGACGACAGTTCCGATCCCTCAAATCTGTTCAGAGACACCTAATAGAAGCAAATGATTGTACACACAAG CCTTCACAAAATTCTGATGCTTcgaagaaaaacaattctagcACGAAGGTGAAAACTTCAACTTCCCATTTTATCAAACCACCAAAAAAAGTTAATTGGGTTCTTACTGGTCCTGGGGGAGATGTATGGAGCCCTTACATAAATGCATCAGCTGTTCCAGAATCTATAAAGCAGACATGGGCTAAAATATTTATGTTACATGTCAACGAAAAATTTTAG
- the LOC100250208 gene encoding protein ALP1-like isoform X1, translated as MGPVRGYKKRRKIEKREESSEEGSVDWWDEFSKRIAGLLSSSKGLDKFESVFKISRKTFNYICALVKEDMMAKPGNFIFTNGRPMCLNDQVAVALRRLSSGDSLLTIGDAFGLNHSTVSQVTWRFVEIMEERALHHLQWPSTEPEITEITSKFEKIRGLPNCCGAIDTTHIMMCLPSADSANSVWLDSENHHSMILQAIVDPEMRFRDIVTGWPGKMKDSSVLQSSNFFKLCEKGQRLNGKKIELAEGSEISEYIVGDSGYPLLPWLVTPYQGKELSESKAEFNRRHFATRMVAQRALARLKEMWKVIQGVMWRPDKNRLPRIILVCCLLHNIVIDLEDEVQDEMPLSHHHDLGYRQQICESADNNASIVRDKLSLYLSGRLPP; from the exons ATGGGTCCTGTGAGAGGATATAAAAAGAGGAGGAAGATAGAGAAGAGGGAGGAGTCTTCAGAGGAGGGGTCTGTAGATTGGTGGGATGAGTTTTCCAAGAGGATTGCTG GTCTTCTATCTTCATCAAAGGGTTTGGATAAATTTGAATctgttttcaaaatttctcGAAAGACCTTCAACTACATATGTGCTCTTGTCAAAGAAGATATGATGGCCAAGCCAGGGAACTTCATCTTTACAAACGGCAGGCCCATGTGTTTAAATGATCAAGTAGCTGTAGCGTTAAGAAGGCTTAGCTCAGGTGACTCCCTTTTGACAATTGGTGATGCATTTGGTCTGAACCATTCAACTGTATCCCAAGTAACCTGGCGTTTTGTGGAGATAATGGAAGAAAGGGCACTCCACCATCTCCAATGGCCTTCCACAGAACCAGAAATCACAGAAATAACATCCAAGTTTGAGAAAATCCGAGGCCTCCCAAATTGTTGTGGAGCAATTGATACCACGCACATCATGATGTGTTTGCCTTCTGCAGACTCTGCAAACAGTGTGTGGCTTGATAGTGAGAATCATCACAGCATGATCTTGCAGGCAATTGTGGACCCAGAGATGAGGTTTCGAGACATAGTTACTGGATGGCCAGGCAAAATGAAGGACTCTTCAGTGCTCCAGAGTTCAAATTTCTTCAAGCTGTGTGAGAAAGGACAGAGGTTAAACGGCAAAAAGATAGAGCTAGCAGAAGGTTCAGAGATAAGTGAATACATAGTTGGGGATTCAGGGTATCCTCTGCTGCCTTGGCTTGTAACTCCTTATCAAGGGAAAGAGCTCTCAGAATCCAAAGCTGAATTCAATAGGCGGCATTTCGCAACTAGGATGGTGGCACAGCGAGCACTGGCACGGCTGAAGGAGATGTGGAAGGTGATCCAAGGAGTGATGTGGAGGCCTGACAAGAACAGGTTGCCCAGGATTATTCTGGTTTGCTGCTTGCTTCATAACATTGTGATCGATTTGGAGGATGAGGTGCAGGACGAGATGCCTTTGTCCCACCACCATGACTTGGGTTACCGCCAACAGATATGCGAATCAGCGGACAACAATGCTTCAATTGTCAGAGATAAACTCTCTCTCTACTTGTCTGGAAGATTGCCTCCTTGA
- the LOC100250208 gene encoding protein ALP1-like isoform X2: MMAKPGNFIFTNGRPMCLNDQVAVALRRLSSGDSLLTIGDAFGLNHSTVSQVTWRFVEIMEERALHHLQWPSTEPEITEITSKFEKIRGLPNCCGAIDTTHIMMCLPSADSANSVWLDSENHHSMILQAIVDPEMRFRDIVTGWPGKMKDSSVLQSSNFFKLCEKGQRLNGKKIELAEGSEISEYIVGDSGYPLLPWLVTPYQGKELSESKAEFNRRHFATRMVAQRALARLKEMWKVIQGVMWRPDKNRLPRIILVCCLLHNIVIDLEDEVQDEMPLSHHHDLGYRQQICESADNNASIVRDKLSLYLSGRLPP, from the coding sequence ATGATGGCCAAGCCAGGGAACTTCATCTTTACAAACGGCAGGCCCATGTGTTTAAATGATCAAGTAGCTGTAGCGTTAAGAAGGCTTAGCTCAGGTGACTCCCTTTTGACAATTGGTGATGCATTTGGTCTGAACCATTCAACTGTATCCCAAGTAACCTGGCGTTTTGTGGAGATAATGGAAGAAAGGGCACTCCACCATCTCCAATGGCCTTCCACAGAACCAGAAATCACAGAAATAACATCCAAGTTTGAGAAAATCCGAGGCCTCCCAAATTGTTGTGGAGCAATTGATACCACGCACATCATGATGTGTTTGCCTTCTGCAGACTCTGCAAACAGTGTGTGGCTTGATAGTGAGAATCATCACAGCATGATCTTGCAGGCAATTGTGGACCCAGAGATGAGGTTTCGAGACATAGTTACTGGATGGCCAGGCAAAATGAAGGACTCTTCAGTGCTCCAGAGTTCAAATTTCTTCAAGCTGTGTGAGAAAGGACAGAGGTTAAACGGCAAAAAGATAGAGCTAGCAGAAGGTTCAGAGATAAGTGAATACATAGTTGGGGATTCAGGGTATCCTCTGCTGCCTTGGCTTGTAACTCCTTATCAAGGGAAAGAGCTCTCAGAATCCAAAGCTGAATTCAATAGGCGGCATTTCGCAACTAGGATGGTGGCACAGCGAGCACTGGCACGGCTGAAGGAGATGTGGAAGGTGATCCAAGGAGTGATGTGGAGGCCTGACAAGAACAGGTTGCCCAGGATTATTCTGGTTTGCTGCTTGCTTCATAACATTGTGATCGATTTGGAGGATGAGGTGCAGGACGAGATGCCTTTGTCCCACCACCATGACTTGGGTTACCGCCAACAGATATGCGAATCAGCGGACAACAATGCTTCAATTGTCAGAGATAAACTCTCTCTCTACTTGTCTGGAAGATTGCCTCCTTGA